In the genome of Acidiferrobacterales bacterium, the window ATCCAGACACCTCCATAAGTCCAACCGCATTCACAATTCCATTTACTTCATTTGCTACAACCTCAAGGGTCGGCGAAAAGCGGTATGATGGCTGATCCTCGAATTCAGGCGATGGCTTGAAGAACATCACCCGTTCCCAGCCATTGATCACACCCCAATGACAGTCTTGCCTATCCAGTTCCGCATAAAGGGGTGTCGAGCGAGCCAACCGTGCTGCAGGCCGAAATTCGTGAGGAAGATGGTAGTCAAATTCTCTCCGATATTCTTCTACAGCTTTGGCGCAGGTCGCGTCAATAGTCGCCCAATGTGTCAACCGGCGGGGGTCCAGATACCAAGCATCCCATTCGCACTCTCCGTGGACAATAATTTGTGCAAGGACTTTACCAAGTCCACCGCCTTCCCCAATGCCGGCACGCAAGCCGAGGCAGGCGTAAACATTGCGCTGACCCGGGACGGGTCCCACCAGAGGTGCGCCGTCGGCGCTGTAAGTGATCGGTCCGTTGATGACTGTGTGAATTCCGGTCTCTGTCAGACAGGGGAGACGGCGAAAGATGCGTTCCATGTTGTCCAGACAACGCTCCAGATCGGAGGGACAAAGAGATTTGGTAAATCCGGGGTCGATTCCGCTCAGACCGAACAACCGGCAATCATGCTCATACACCCCGACTAACAGTCCGGTCTTTTCCTGACGGCTGTAAAAGTTGTCAAGCGGGTCGCGTATGATCGGCACGCGATAGTCAAGCTGGGCAATCTGTTCAATCGGTTCGGTCAGAAAGTACATATGTTCCATCGAAACGACCGGATGAACGACACCGAGCATCGAGCCGACTTCATTGACCCGGTAACCGGAGGCGTTGACAACAATCTCACAGCGAATGTCTCCTTTTGTCGTATGAACAGTGAACTCCCCATTTTGCTTGCGTGTGATGTTTTCGACTGGATTGAAGCGATAAATTTCACATCCGGAGTTTCGAGCGTGCCTTGCCAGTGAAAATACGAGCTGAGCAGGATCAATATCACCATCCAGAGGATCCCACCAGGCACCCAAAATACCATCTGTTCCCATCAAGGGATGTCTTCGGCCTGCTTCTGCAGCATCGATATACTCCATTTCCACGCCGACTCCCGAAGCCATGGCAATATGGTGTCTATATGTATCGACCTGCGATGGTGTATGCGCCAAACGCATGCCACCCGTGATGTGGTAGTTGATAGGGTATTCAGGATCGCCTGCCAGTTCACGATACAAGTCAATTGAGTGGCGTTTCAGCGCAACCATCGTTTGGTTCGCGCCAAACTGGGTAACCTGAGCTGCCGCATGCCAGGTCGATCCTGATGTCAGTTCATCCCGCTCCACAAGGACTGCGTCATTCCAG includes:
- a CDS encoding FAD-dependent oxidoreductase, with the translated sequence MDDSYDQVHFCRIMKAHARVVIIGGGIGGVSTLYHLAQEGWNDAVLVERDELTSGSTWHAAAQVTQFGANQTMVALKRHSIDLYRELAGDPEYPINYHITGGMRLAHTPSQVDTYRHHIAMASGVGVEMEYIDAAEAGRRHPLMGTDGILGAWWDPLDGDIDPAQLVFSLARHARNSGCEIYRFNPVENITRKQNGEFTVHTTKGDIRCEIVVNASGYRVNEVGSMLGVVHPVVSMEHMYFLTEPIEQIAQLDYRVPIIRDPLDNFYSRQEKTGLLVGVYEHDCRLFGLSGIDPGFTKSLCPSDLERCLDNMERIFRRLPCLTETGIHTVINGPITYSADGAPLVGPVPGQRNVYACLGLRAGIGEGGGLGKVLAQIIVHGECEWDAWYLDPRRLTHWATIDATCAKAVEEYRREFDYHLPHEFRPAARLARSTPLYAELDRQDCHWGVINGWERVMFFKPSPEFEDQPSYRFSPTLEVVANEVNGIVNAVGLMEVSGFNRYEIRGPGSVEFLERMSCSTIPKQAGKVNLCYFLTENGHLLAEATVAKLSNERYWYGSAAAAEWHDRDWLCQHLPASVSLHEITSAYTTLVVAGPQSRNLLQSLAPGESWSNETFRPLQAKRMKFADVDVLVMRLSYSGELAYELHVANEHLVSLYDRVTEAGTQFDMIQFGSYASESMRLEKGYLHWKAELIYERNPIEAGLERFIEMDKSTFVGKDALQSEIDRGARQQLTVMTVDCDTAPAHSGDPVFCDGNLIGTITSGGYGHRVQKNIAYAYLDSDALKDRASGLEVGIIGEVYPAEVTARCLYDPQNLRMKQ